In Misgurnus anguillicaudatus chromosome 5, ASM2758022v2, whole genome shotgun sequence, a genomic segment contains:
- the LOC129414292 gene encoding E3 ubiquitin-protein ligase NEURL3-like, which yields MTAKKKEKQRQMMTNVSVHRCVCHKRTSLGPLSFHSNVNGRLITLSDGGRRATRDESSFRHGLVFSARPVQIQEKLRLRVERSTKNLHGSLRVGFANVLPEETTLPSMAVPDLTNSSSLYAAAILHEDTCYPGSETEFWIDRYARLWTRSSDGTKSFQPTALNIHGPIWAMIDIYGQTSAVMLLGSKKKDRLYTYRSCPALKHNKHTDDNNYIYKDINKETLKRLNKPMSMQIHESYNTGTEAFDSEDCVVCRSEKPNTLLSCGHKCACTPFAMKIILV from the exons ATGACAGCGAAAAAGAAAGAGAAGCAAAGGCAAATGATGACAAATG TTTCAGTGCATCGGTGCGTGTGTCACAAGCGCACCAGTTTGGGACCCCTGTCGTTCCACTCAAATGTGAACGGTCGTCTGATTACGCTAAGTGACGGTGGGCGACGGGCGACCAGAGATGAGTCGTCGTTTCGCCACGGTCTGGTGTTCAGCGCGCGACCGGTACAGATCCAGGAGAAGTTGCGCCTGCGGGTCGAACGCTCTACGAAGAATTTGCACGGCTCGCTGCGGGTCGGTTTTGCAAATGTTTTACCCGAGGAGACAACGTTACCCTCAATGGCTGTTCCAGACTTAACCAACTCCTCCTCACTGTACGCAGCAGCGATACTTCACGAGGACACGTGTTACCCAGGTTCAGAGACTGAGTTCTGGATCGACAGATATGCCAGACTTTGGACACGAAGTTCTGATGGTACCAAGTCCTTTCAGCCGACTGCTCTAAATATCCACGGGCCCATCTGGGCGATGATTGACATCTATGGACAGACAAGCGCAGTGATGCTGCTTG GTTCCAAAAAGAAAGATCGGCTATACACCTATAGGTCCTGCCCTGCTCtgaaacacaacaaacacactgaTGATAATAACTATATCTACAAAGACATCAATAAAGAAACACTGAAAAGACTGAATAAACCAATGAGCATGCAGATCCATGAATCTTATAACACAG GTACTGAAGCCTTTGACTCTGAAGACTGTGTAGTGTGTCGGAGTGAAAAGCCAAACACTCTTCTGAGCTGCGGTCATAAATGTGCCTGTACTCCATTTGCAATGAAGATAATTTTAGTATGa